A single genomic interval of Lathyrus oleraceus cultivar Zhongwan6 chromosome 7, CAAS_Psat_ZW6_1.0, whole genome shotgun sequence harbors:
- the LOC127100819 gene encoding BTB/POZ domain-containing protein At3g05675 has translation MIPTVGVFRKRQRTTSTRHSSTAAIANSSFFDITQNHHRCSPTTTTCDSASLLFNDASTADVVLRLFTDTVSPPESSPSVDSAPISDLHVYLHSDILCRSKYFSALLSDRWIGNIYPQSPSQEQTTNHERFLLNLGVPPSPGSIQNHLTVLELLYTNDFPNAVESVSTALDILPVALELLFEDCVRWCVSYLEAVPWTEEEELGVVNLIPFLSEEESKELVARVSPVGGNACEEMLQGLISSAINNYGNTAFVKAFVGKILRDVSSRETAKRVLEEAFRKSLKTVKQSLEDYSSPVFRGDHNETEAIQRLNLHKASTIGKQLLWLVERMIELRVADAAVREWSEQEAFTADLKKAFGDDAWRNIVPGLPAVILRCTSKLAHAVCAGTILASTQVRRKLVEDWLPVLVVCKDNVSPASNKSLYLELEETFLQIISTLPMSDAQELLQQCLSFSTRNVEDCPHLVTAFNTWFRRAAHPFKLDSLCDSSDT, from the exons ATGATACCCACCGTCGGCGTTTTCAGGAAGAGGCAGCGCACCACTAGCACCCGTCATTCGTCCACCGCCGCAATCGCCAACTCCTCATTCTTCGACATAACTCAAAACCACCACCGTTGCTCTCCAACCACCACCACATGTGACAGCGCCTCCCTCTTATTCAACGATGCGTCCACCGCAGACGTCGTCCTCCGTCTCTTCACCGATACCGTCTCCCCGCCGGAATCATCTCCCTCCGTCGACTCAGCGCCAATCTCCGATCTCCACGTGTATCTCCACTCGGACATCCTTTGTCGGTCAAAATACTTCTCCGCTCTCCTATCCGACCGTTGGATCGGCAACATCTACCCTCAATCTCCATCGCAGGAGCAAACTACCAATCACGAACGGTTCCTCCTAAATCTTGGAGTTCCACCTTCTCCTGGCTCGATCCAGAACCATCTCACCGTGCTGGAACTTCTCTATACAAACGATTTCCCTAACGCGGTGGAGAGCGTGTCGACGGCTCTTGATATCCTTCCGGTGGCGCTAGAATTGCTTTTCGAAGACTGCGTCCGGTGGTGCGTGAGTTATCTCGAAGCCGTACCGTGGACGGAGGAAGAAGAACTCGGAGTGGTAAACCTAATTCCTTTCCTGAGCGAAGAAGAATCGAAAGAGCTTGTAGCTAGGGTTTCACCCGTAGGAGGAAACGCATGCGAGGAAATGCTGCAGGGTTTAATTTCATCGGCGATTAACAATTACGGCAACACAGCGTTCGTGAAAGCATTCGTAGGGAAGATATTACGGGATGTATCTTCAAGAGAAACGGCGAAGAGGGTTTTGGAGGAAGCGTTTAGGAAAAGCTTGAAAACGGTGAAGCAATCGTTGGAGGATTATTCGAGTCCTGTTTTCAGAGGTGATCATAATGAAACGGAAGCTATTCAGAGGTTGAATCTTCACAAAGCTTCTACTATTGGGAAACAACTTCTATGGCTTGTGGAGAGGATGATTGAGCTTAGGGTAGCTGATGCAGCGGTGCGTGAATGGAGCGAACAAGAAGCTTTCACTGCTGATTTGAAGAAGGCGTTTGGCGATGATGCTTGGAGGAATATTGTGCCTGGTCTTCCGGCTGTTATTCTTCGTTGTACATCAAAGCTTGCTCATGCTGTTTGTGCCGGCACTATTTTGGCTTCTACTCAG GTGAGAAGGAAACTTGTAGAAGATTGGCTTCCTGTTTTGGTTGTATGCAAAGACAATGTTTCACCCGCCAGCAACAAATCGTTATATCTAGAACTGGAAGAAACTTTTTTGCAAATCATCTCCACATTGCCCATGTCAGATGCTCAAGAATTGTTGCAGCAGTGCCTCAGCTTTTCAACCCGAAATGTTGAAGATTGTCCTCACTTGGTAACAGCGTTCAACACCTGGTTCCGCCGTGCAGCCCATCCCTTCAAACTAGATTCTCTGTGCGATTCATCAGATACCTGA